GGATGAACAGTATAAAGAAGCGGTGGAAACTGCTTTACGAGGTCTTTCTTTAGAAGAGGTACCTGAGCTTTACAACATCTTAGGAAGGGCTTATTATAAATTAGAAGAATATTTTTTAGCGATGGAGGCCTTCTGTAAAGCTATAGATTTAAATCCTGCTTCAGCCATAGACTATGCTAATGTAGGTTATTGTTTAAAGGCGTTAAACCAGCTACCTACTGCAGAGGTTTTTTTCTTAAAAGCCTTAGAGCTTAATCCTGATTTGACGGTTGCTAAAATGGGATTAGAATATTGTGGAAAGTTTTTAAACAACCAAAACTAATCCTTGGAGGGTAAAGGTGGTCTACAAAAAGGGTTTATATCTTAAGTTTAACCCAGAGATAGTAGACCAGCCTATAGTATATAGGCTGGTAAAGGATTATGATTTAGTTTTTAACATTCTTAGGGCGGTAATCACTCCTGGTAAAGAAGGTATCATGATCTTAGAGTTAGAAGGCACCCCTGAAAAACTAAGAGAAGGATTAAACTATCTTAGAGAGGTAGGGGTTGAAGTCAAGTCTTTAGAACAACAGATCATCAAAAATGAGGAAAAATGTATTCATTGTGGAAACTGTACTGCTGCATGTCCAACAGGGGCTCTTTATGTAGAAAAAGATACCTTTTATATAAGGTTTAACCCTGAAAAATGCACTGCTTGTGAGTTTTGTGTGGCAGTTTGTATCACCAAAGCTATGGAGGTTCACGTAGAAAGTGAGGTAGAAAGTTTTACCTAAAGAGGTCTATTGACTTTTAAATAAAATTTTAACATAATTATTAGACAATGGCGAAGTTAGACGCTTTTTTTAAATTGATGGTTGACACCCAAGCTTCTGACCTGCATCTTTCTGCAGGTAATCCTCCCCTTCTTAGGATCCACGGCGACCTTCAAAGGGTTAAATATAAAGTTTTAGAAGATGAAGAACTTAGAGAAATGCTCTATGAAATAGCTCCTGAAGAAATCATCAAAAAGTTTGAAGAACAAGGGGAAGTAGACTGGGGTTATGAAATTCCTGGTTTAGCTCGTTTTAGGGTGAACTATTATCGTCAAAGAAGAGGGGTTGCTGCAGCCTTTAGGCTTATTCCTAACAAGATAAAAACTGTAGAAGAATTAGGTCTTCCTCCTATCCTTAATCGGTTAGCTCTTTTACCAAGAGGTTTAGTTTTGGTTACTGGTCCTACAGGGTCAGGTAAATCTACAACCTTAGCTGCTATTATAGACTATGCCAACAGAATGCGTTATGACCATATTATTACCATAGAAGACCCTATCGAGTTTGTGCATGAACCTAAGAATTGCTTAATAAACCAAAGAGAGGTGGGTACCCATACTAAAAGTTTTGCTAATGCCCTTAGGGCTGCTCTGAGAGAAGACCCTGATATTATCATGATAGGTGAAATGAGAGATTTAGAAACCATTTCTTTAGCTCTTGAAGCAGCTTTAACCGGACATTTAGTATTTGCTACCCTTCATACCATCAGCGCAGCTCAAACTGTGAGTAGAATTGTGGATGCTTTTCCTCCGGAGGAAAGAGACCAGATAAGGGTTTCTTTATCAGAGGCTTTAAGAGCAGTTATTTCTCAAACGATGTTTAAAAGGATAGACAGACCTGGTAGAATTGTGGCTATGGAAATCATGATAGCTACTCCTGCTATCAGAAATCTGATAAGAGAAAATAAGATCCATCAAATACCTTCGATGATTCAGATGGGTAGAAAATATGGGATGATGTCTCTTGATGATTGTATTATGGAATATCTTAACAACAAGTGGATAAGCCCTGAAGAAGCCTTTATTAAGGCAGTTGATAAAAGTAGGTTTATTCCTTTTGTCCAAAATAAAGAAATTTTAGACTTCACCGAAATGCCGGGTTAGTAAATCCATGCTAACAGATTTTGATATAAAAGCGCTATTTTCTAAGTTGGCTAATATAGAACCAGGTATTTCTGATATTTTCATCCTTTCAGGTTATCCTTTTCAGGTTATGGTTTATGGAAAGATGAAAAATGTATATTTAGAAGATTTTTATGTAGAAAAATTAACCCCTCACCAAACCGAGACCATTGCTTTTAACCTTTTAAAAGAAAATCCTAGACTTTTTTTTAAACTTTTTAAAGATGGATATGCAGACCTTTCTTATTTTTTAGATGACGAAACTCGTTTTAGGGTAAACATCTTTTCTCGTCAAAAAACCTATAATATTATTATGAGAAAACTTGAGAGTAGGGTTAAAGGTATAGATGAGCTAGGTCTCCCTGAGGTTTTTTATAAAATAGCTAAAGAAAAATTTGGGATTGTGCTAGTTACTGGAGCTACAGGTCAGGGGAAAACCACTACCTTAGCTGCTATCCTTCATGAAATAAATAAGACTCAACCGGTTCATATTTTAACCTTAGAAGACCCTGTAGAATATATCCATCAACCAATTAAAGCTACCATTAATCAGAGAGAATTAGGTACAGATTTTAGCTCCTATGCAGAGGGACTTAGGGCTGCCCTAAGAGAAGCTCCTCAGGTGATTTTAGTAGGAGAAATAAGAGATAGAGAAACAATGGATATTGCCCTTATGGCAGCTGAAACAGGACATTTAGTTTTTTCTACTTTGCATACGATAGGAGCTTCTCAAACGATAAACAGGGTGATTGGTTTTTACCCTCCCGATGAAGAAAACTTTATAAGACAAAGATTAGCAGCCTCGTTAAAATGGGTTATAGGACAAAAACTCCTTCCCAAGATAGGAGGAGGAAGGATTCCCGTGTTTGATATTCTTTACAATAACTTAAGGGCAAAGGAAATTATTCTCACAGGAGAATCGGAAGGTAAAACTCTTTATGATGTTATGACCCAAGGTAAGCCTTTTGGAATGCAAACTTTTGATCAACACCTTATAGAACTTTATGAAAAAAATCTTATAGAAGAAGATTTAGCCATTTATCATGCATTAAGAAAAGATATTGTAGGAAGACAGATAGACCTTATTAAGAAAAAAAGAAGGGTTGAGGAGGAAACATTTCACTTAGAACTTGGAGGTAAAGGAGTAAAATAAGGGGTATTTATGAGGGTTGATGTTTCAGATTTATTTTTACAAAAATTAGTCGTCGGTTTTTTTTGGAAACTTTCCGATTCTTTCAGTCCTATAGCAGAGTGGTTTGAAGTTAATAAAGATTATGTTGTAAGAGAAATTAAAGATAAGGAAGACTTAATATTTTTGATTAAAAACAGACTTTTAAAGGTATTAGTGATAGGGGTTAATTCTTTAGAAGAAGCTTATGAGATCAAACAATTTTTAGATTTTAAAATCTCTGTTGAACTAAGAAGAGAGCTTGAGGTGATATATGTAAGTCCTCAGGTACAAACTTTAGACCCAAAAACTACTTTTTTATGGAGTGCTAATTTAGTTTTAAACCCTCAGCATTTATCAGAATTTTCAACCATTTATACCAAGGGTCTTTCCTATTGGGAAGATCTTTATAAACATTTTAAGAAAACTCAAAAATATTTTTTTGAAAAAAGTCTTGAGGGAGGGGTATGATGATAAAAAAAGCGGTGCTACCTGTGGCAGGACTTGGAACAAGGATGCTTCCGATTACTAAAGTAGTCCCTAAGGAACTTTTACCTGTTATAGAAAGGCCTACGATAGAGTATGTGATAGACGAAGCAATTCAGTCTGGAGTTAATACCTTGGTTTTTATCATTTCTCAAGGTAAAGGTAAGATTATAGATTACTTTGATATTGATTTAAACTTAAGGAGTTTTCTTAAAGAAAGAGGGAAAACAGAACTTTTAGCAAAGGTACAAGAGGTAGAGGAAAAGATCAAACATCTTATAGAGGTTAGACAAAAGGTGCCTGAGGGATTAGGACATGCTATCTTGATGGCAGAAAAGGCGGTAGGAAACGAACCTTTTGCTGTGTTATTAGGAGATGACCTGGTAGATGCAGATCCCCCCTGTCTCAAACAGATGTTAGAAGTTTATCAAAATTTGTTTTCAAAAAGTTCTGAAATAAGCCTTATAGGAGTTGAAGAGGTAACCTGGGAAAATGTTTCTAAGTATGGGATTATCGATGGCGAAAGGGTAGGGACCGACCTTATAAAGGTAAAAAAAGTGGTAGAAAAACCTAAACCAGAAGAAGCTCCTTCTAATTTTGCTATCATAGGACGTTATATTTTAAATCCTATAGTGTTTGATTATCTTAAAAGAATTCCTAAGGTCAACGGGGAATATCAGCTTACAGATGCTATTCAGCTTATGATAGATGCAGGACACGAGGTATATGCCTATTTATTTAAAGGAAAAAGGTTTGATACAGGAAACAAAGAAGGTTTTTTCCAGACTATTCTTCATTACGCATGTAAAGACCCTAGGCTTGAGGCAGTTTTAAGAAGTTTTTGCCAAGAACGCTTCGGTTTTTGAG
Above is a genomic segment from Thermodesulfobacterium commune DSM 2178 containing:
- a CDS encoding UTP--glucose-1-phosphate uridylyltransferase; this translates as MIKKAVLPVAGLGTRMLPITKVVPKELLPVIERPTIEYVIDEAIQSGVNTLVFIISQGKGKIIDYFDIDLNLRSFLKERGKTELLAKVQEVEEKIKHLIEVRQKVPEGLGHAILMAEKAVGNEPFAVLLGDDLVDADPPCLKQMLEVYQNLFSKSSEISLIGVEEVTWENVSKYGIIDGERVGTDLIKVKKVVEKPKPEEAPSNFAIIGRYILNPIVFDYLKRIPKVNGEYQLTDAIQLMIDAGHEVYAYLFKGKRFDTGNKEGFFQTILHYACKDPRLEAVLRSFCQERFGF
- a CDS encoding type IV pilus twitching motility protein PilT translates to MAKLDAFFKLMVDTQASDLHLSAGNPPLLRIHGDLQRVKYKVLEDEELREMLYEIAPEEIIKKFEEQGEVDWGYEIPGLARFRVNYYRQRRGVAAAFRLIPNKIKTVEELGLPPILNRLALLPRGLVLVTGPTGSGKSTTLAAIIDYANRMRYDHIITIEDPIEFVHEPKNCLINQREVGTHTKSFANALRAALREDPDIIMIGEMRDLETISLALEAALTGHLVFATLHTISAAQTVSRIVDAFPPEERDQIRVSLSEALRAVISQTMFKRIDRPGRIVAMEIMIATPAIRNLIRENKIHQIPSMIQMGRKYGMMSLDDCIMEYLNNKWISPEEAFIKAVDKSRFIPFVQNKEILDFTEMPG
- a CDS encoding type IV pilus twitching motility protein PilT, producing MLTDFDIKALFSKLANIEPGISDIFILSGYPFQVMVYGKMKNVYLEDFYVEKLTPHQTETIAFNLLKENPRLFFKLFKDGYADLSYFLDDETRFRVNIFSRQKTYNIIMRKLESRVKGIDELGLPEVFYKIAKEKFGIVLVTGATGQGKTTTLAAILHEINKTQPVHILTLEDPVEYIHQPIKATINQRELGTDFSSYAEGLRAALREAPQVILVGEIRDRETMDIALMAAETGHLVFSTLHTIGASQTINRVIGFYPPDEENFIRQRLAASLKWVIGQKLLPKIGGGRIPVFDILYNNLRAKEIILTGESEGKTLYDVMTQGKPFGMQTFDQHLIELYEKNLIEEDLAIYHALRKDIVGRQIDLIKKKRRVEEETFHLELGGKGVK
- a CDS encoding NIL domain-containing protein — translated: MVYKKGLYLKFNPEIVDQPIVYRLVKDYDLVFNILRAVITPGKEGIMILELEGTPEKLREGLNYLREVGVEVKSLEQQIIKNEEKCIHCGNCTAACPTGALYVEKDTFYIRFNPEKCTACEFCVAVCITKAMEVHVESEVESFT